In Pseudomonas lalkuanensis, the following are encoded in one genomic region:
- a CDS encoding CpaF family protein has protein sequence MLSEFRNRLRQPAARKSGADQPQEAAQGEESTSLMAWEICAPDQPYETRTHLSTVEAEWRERTYQQLLKVMDLSLLDALEPAEAARQIREICLRLLDEHQAPVSSGCRQLIIKQIQDEVLGLGPLEPLLADHSVSDILVNGHASVYVERHGKLQRTDVCFRDDQHLLNIIDRIVSSLGRRIDESSPLVDARLKDGSRVNAIIPPLAIDGPSLSIRRFAVDLLSTESLVQMGTLTPAIALVLKAIVRGRLNVLVSGGTGTGKTTMLNVLSSFIPHNERIVTIEDSAELQLQQPHVVRLETRPANIEGRGEVNQRELVRNSLRMRPDRIVIGEVRGAEALDMLTAMNTGHDGSLTTIHANTARDALGRIENMVSMTGATFPIKALRQQIASAIDVVIQLERQEDGKRRLVSVQEINGMEGEIITMTEIFGFDRRGLGEHGEVLGDFRPSGMVPHFRDVLAKRGIELPLNLFRPDWMEG, from the coding sequence ATGCTCAGCGAATTCCGCAATCGGCTGCGCCAACCCGCAGCGAGGAAGTCCGGTGCCGACCAGCCACAAGAGGCGGCGCAGGGCGAGGAGTCGACCAGCCTCATGGCATGGGAGATCTGCGCGCCGGACCAGCCCTACGAGACCCGCACCCACCTGAGCACAGTGGAGGCGGAGTGGCGCGAGCGCACTTACCAGCAGTTGCTCAAGGTCATGGACCTGTCCCTGCTGGATGCCCTGGAGCCGGCCGAAGCTGCGCGGCAGATCCGCGAGATCTGTCTGCGTCTGCTGGATGAGCACCAGGCTCCGGTGAGTTCCGGCTGCCGCCAGCTGATCATCAAACAGATCCAGGACGAGGTTCTCGGTCTGGGGCCGTTGGAGCCGCTGCTGGCCGACCACAGCGTCTCCGACATCCTGGTCAACGGCCATGCCTCGGTATACGTCGAACGCCACGGCAAGTTGCAGCGCACCGATGTGTGCTTTCGCGATGACCAGCACCTGCTGAACATCATCGACCGCATCGTGTCCAGCCTGGGCCGGCGCATCGACGAATCGTCGCCCCTGGTGGATGCGCGCCTCAAGGACGGTTCGCGGGTGAATGCGATCATTCCGCCGCTGGCGATCGATGGCCCCAGCCTGTCGATTCGCCGCTTCGCCGTGGACCTGCTGAGCACCGAGAGCCTGGTCCAGATGGGTACCCTGACCCCGGCGATTGCTCTGGTGCTCAAGGCGATAGTCCGGGGCCGCCTGAACGTGCTGGTCTCCGGTGGTACCGGCACCGGCAAGACCACCATGCTCAACGTGCTCTCCAGCTTCATTCCGCACAACGAGCGCATCGTCACCATCGAGGATTCGGCCGAGCTGCAACTGCAGCAACCCCATGTGGTGCGACTGGAAACCCGGCCGGCGAACATCGAGGGGCGCGGTGAGGTCAACCAGCGCGAACTGGTGCGCAACAGCCTGCGCATGCGCCCGGACCGGATCGTCATCGGTGAAGTCCGTGGTGCCGAGGCGCTGGACATGCTGACGGCGATGAATACCGGCCACGACGGTTCGCTCACCACCATCCATGCCAACACGGCTCGTGACGCCCTTGGTCGAATAGAGAACATGGTGTCCATGACCGGCGCCACCTTCCCGATCAAGGCCCTGCGCCAGCAGATCGCCTCGGCCATCGACGTCGTCATCCAGCTCGAGCGCCAGGAGGATGGCAAGCGCCGGCTGGTCAGCGTGCAGGAGATCAACGGCATGGAGGGCGAGATCATCACCATGACCGAGATCTTCGGCTTCGATCGTCGGGGCCTCGGCGAGCATGGCGAGGTCCTCGGCGACTTCCGGCCCAGCGGCATGGTCCCGCACTTCCGCGATGTGCTGGCCAAGCGTGGCATCGAGCTGCCGCTGAACCTGTTCCGTCCCGACTGGATGGAGGGTTAG
- a CDS encoding type II secretion system F family protein: MDKIPAEFILAFLGMVFVAVFLLSQGLVVPVFGEAGKVRRRIRARLDVLEHASNLPNMQTVLRQKYLKRLSPLEVRLEQLPLMERLAQTIEQAGHVYLAYRVALLCLILATVTGGGAWLLFKIWWAALILGGVVFCLPLMKVARDRNARFAAFEEGLPDALDAMCRALRAGHPFNETLRLVAEEHTGPVAVEFGLTFADINYGNDVRRAMLGLLERMPSMTVMMLVTSVLIQRESGGNLTEVLERLSRLIRGRFRFQRKVRTLSAEGRVSAWVLVSVPFALCAGIMFTTPQYMPVLINEPLGQKMVMAAFAAMILGIFWIRRIIRIQV, encoded by the coding sequence ATGGACAAGATTCCTGCCGAGTTCATCCTGGCGTTCCTCGGGATGGTCTTCGTCGCGGTCTTTCTTCTCAGCCAGGGCCTTGTGGTGCCGGTGTTCGGCGAGGCCGGCAAGGTTCGTCGACGTATCCGTGCGCGCCTGGATGTGCTCGAGCACGCCAGCAACCTGCCGAACATGCAGACGGTGTTGCGGCAGAAGTACCTCAAGCGCCTATCGCCCCTGGAGGTCAGGCTGGAACAACTGCCGCTGATGGAGCGTCTGGCGCAGACCATCGAGCAGGCTGGCCATGTCTACCTGGCCTACCGGGTGGCGTTGCTGTGTCTGATCCTCGCAACGGTGACCGGCGGTGGCGCCTGGCTGCTGTTCAAGATCTGGTGGGCTGCACTGATCCTGGGCGGCGTTGTGTTCTGCCTACCGCTGATGAAAGTCGCCCGGGACCGCAACGCCCGTTTCGCCGCTTTCGAGGAGGGCCTGCCTGACGCACTGGACGCAATGTGCCGCGCGCTGCGTGCCGGCCACCCTTTCAACGAGACCCTGCGCCTGGTGGCGGAGGAGCACACCGGGCCGGTGGCTGTCGAATTCGGCCTGACGTTCGCCGACATCAACTACGGCAACGATGTGCGCCGGGCCATGCTCGGCTTGCTGGAGCGCATGCCGAGCATGACGGTGATGATGCTGGTGACGTCGGTGCTGATCCAGCGGGAGTCCGGGGGCAACCTGACCGAGGTTCTGGAGCGCTTGAGCCGCCTGATTCGCGGACGCTTCCGCTTCCAGCGCAAGGTCAGGACGCTGTCGGCGGAGGGGCGCGTTTCGGCCTGGGTGTTGGTGTCGGTGCCCTTCGCCCTGTGCGCGGGAATCATGTTTACCACCCCGCAGTACATGCCTGTGCTGATCAACGAGCCGCTGGGGCAGAAGATGGTCATGGCCGCCTTTGCGGCCATGATCCTGGGCATTTTCTGGATCCGCCGGATCATCCGGATCCAGGTCTGA
- a CDS encoding substrate-binding periplasmic protein: MRSSVLALLLCWSTFGHAATAALRFSAVDSWAMPVAEFRDNRLVGGIIHDLIERLAQRLDMPVQVHVLPRNRVELALKQGEIDVRCYISPKWITNGNEYLWSVPFLYQRDLIVARSGSEQLSSPDAMSGQSVGTVLGYTYPRLQQLFDRGSLLRDEARNQDLVLQKLLAGRYRYAVSNELALSWFNRNLPDQDRLASVGTLEEEPVGCLIRNDPSLPTQRILRTLVQMKESGEIEEILARYR; this comes from the coding sequence ATGCGCTCATCTGTCCTCGCCCTTCTCCTCTGCTGGAGCACCTTCGGCCATGCCGCGACCGCCGCCTTGCGCTTTTCCGCGGTGGACAGCTGGGCCATGCCGGTGGCCGAGTTCAGGGACAACCGCCTGGTCGGCGGCATCATCCACGACCTGATAGAACGCCTTGCGCAACGACTCGACATGCCGGTGCAGGTGCATGTCCTGCCGCGAAACCGTGTGGAGCTGGCCCTGAAACAGGGTGAAATCGACGTGCGCTGCTACATCAGCCCGAAGTGGATCACCAACGGCAACGAATACCTCTGGAGCGTGCCCTTTCTTTATCAGCGAGACCTGATCGTGGCGCGCAGTGGGAGTGAGCAGCTTTCCAGCCCGGACGCCATGTCCGGACAGAGTGTGGGCACCGTCCTGGGTTACACCTACCCGCGCCTGCAGCAGCTGTTCGACCGTGGTTCCCTGCTGCGCGACGAGGCCCGCAACCAGGACCTGGTGCTGCAGAAGCTGCTGGCAGGTCGCTACCGGTACGCCGTGAGCAACGAACTGGCGCTGAGCTGGTTCAATCGCAACCTGCCGGACCAGGACCGCCTGGCGAGCGTCGGCACGCTGGAAGAAGAGCCCGTGGGCTGCCTGATACGCAACGACCCGTCCCTGCCGACGCAACGCATCCTGCGCACACTGGTACAGATGAAGGAATCAGGGGAAATCGAGGAGATCCTGGCACGCTACCGGTGA
- a CDS encoding HU family DNA-binding protein, producing MALTKDQLISDIAEATDTTKAAVRAVLEQLSEIVSDSLENSDEITLPGIGKLKVGDRPARTGRNPQTGKTIEIAAKKVVKFVPAKALTDAVNK from the coding sequence ATGGCACTCACCAAAGACCAGCTGATCTCTGACATCGCAGAAGCCACCGACACCACCAAGGCCGCCGTGCGCGCGGTGCTCGAGCAGCTCAGCGAAATCGTCAGCGACTCCCTGGAGAACAGTGATGAGATCACCCTGCCGGGCATCGGCAAGCTGAAGGTCGGCGACCGTCCTGCCCGTACCGGCCGTAATCCGCAAACCGGCAAGACCATCGAGATCGCCGCGAAGAAGGTGGTCAAGTTCGTTCCGGCCAAGGCCCTGACCGACGCGGTCAACAAGTAA
- a CDS encoding methyl-accepting chemotaxis protein: protein MLRAFADLGFRWKIALPILVLAFLMVLLGSLGMQGIAQVGDSSKRLTNRYLPAISLLLNADRDLYQAFIAERSLLDEAAGEHVQALKADHAENLQQAYDRVHKYAAMDASAEAQQLVAQFDRGYARWKATSQRVVDLSGQDPAAASTLSFGDSERQFGEMRDAIDKLGELEDLAANAEGQGAIALGDTRAWQQGLAIAIGLALCLILVIGFPALVTRPLRNLLERIEQIADGDGDLRVRLEVLSKDELGKLSHAFNRFLDKLQPLIREVSRVTGEVADSARSLAGLAAANDRLINSEHAAVDQVSTAATEMSAAVHEVARNAQNAADVARFAEEQSREGAQVVGATVAAIRQLAIEVESASTTIGTLEQETANIGAVLAVIKGIADQTNLLALNAAIEAARAGEQGRGFAVVADEVRALAARTQDSTKDIQLMIERLQAGVQEAVKAMRSGSLKARDSVERAAGVDQALTDTGDSVQRINDMAAQIATACEEQSSVTEEIARNISDIRDLSNEAAQTSEQSNQASQHLSQLSSGLAQLVGRFRV, encoded by the coding sequence ATGCTACGTGCCTTTGCCGATTTGGGTTTTCGCTGGAAGATCGCCTTGCCCATCCTGGTGCTGGCGTTTCTCATGGTGTTGCTGGGTAGCCTCGGCATGCAGGGGATCGCCCAGGTCGGAGACTCCAGCAAGCGACTGACCAACCGCTACCTGCCTGCCATCAGCTTGCTGCTCAATGCCGACCGTGACCTCTACCAGGCCTTCATTGCCGAGCGCAGCCTGCTGGACGAGGCCGCCGGCGAGCACGTCCAGGCGCTCAAGGCGGACCATGCGGAAAACCTGCAACAGGCCTACGACCGCGTACACAAGTACGCCGCCATGGACGCCAGCGCCGAAGCCCAGCAGCTGGTGGCCCAGTTCGACCGTGGCTATGCCCGGTGGAAGGCCACCTCGCAACGGGTGGTCGACCTGTCCGGCCAGGACCCCGCAGCGGCCAGCACCCTCAGTTTCGGCGACAGCGAACGCCAGTTCGGCGAGATGCGCGATGCCATCGACAAGCTCGGCGAACTGGAGGATCTGGCCGCCAACGCCGAAGGGCAGGGCGCCATCGCCCTCGGGGATACACGCGCCTGGCAGCAGGGACTGGCTATCGCGATCGGGCTGGCCCTGTGTCTCATCCTGGTCATCGGCTTCCCTGCACTGGTAACCCGCCCCTTGCGGAACCTGCTGGAACGTATCGAGCAGATCGCCGACGGCGACGGGGATCTGCGCGTGCGCCTGGAGGTGCTGTCGAAGGACGAACTGGGCAAGCTCAGCCATGCCTTCAACCGCTTTCTCGACAAATTGCAGCCGCTGATCCGGGAGGTCAGCCGGGTGACCGGGGAAGTGGCCGACTCGGCGCGCAGCCTGGCGGGACTGGCGGCCGCCAATGATCGCCTGATCAATAGCGAGCACGCCGCCGTGGACCAGGTGAGCACCGCCGCAACGGAAATGAGTGCGGCCGTGCACGAGGTGGCACGCAATGCGCAGAACGCGGCCGACGTGGCGCGCTTTGCCGAAGAACAATCCCGCGAGGGCGCCCAGGTGGTGGGGGCGACCGTCGCTGCCATTCGTCAGTTGGCGATCGAGGTGGAAAGCGCGTCCACCACCATCGGCACCCTGGAACAGGAAACCGCCAACATTGGCGCCGTGCTGGCGGTGATCAAGGGTATCGCCGACCAGACCAACCTACTGGCGCTGAACGCCGCCATCGAAGCCGCACGGGCTGGTGAGCAGGGCAGGGGATTCGCCGTGGTGGCCGATGAGGTGCGCGCCCTGGCGGCGAGGACCCAGGATTCCACCAAGGACATCCAACTGATGATCGAGCGCCTCCAGGCCGGCGTGCAGGAGGCGGTCAAGGCCATGCGCTCGGGAAGCCTGAAGGCACGAGACAGCGTGGAGCGCGCGGCGGGCGTCGACCAGGCGCTCACCGACACTGGCGACTCGGTGCAGCGGATCAACGACATGGCCGCGCAGATCGCCACCGCCTGCGAAGAGCAGAGCAGCGTCACCGAGGAGATCGCCCGCAACATCAGCGACATTCGCGACCTCTCCAACGAGGCCGCGCAGACCTCGGAGCAGAGCAATCAGGCCAGCCAGCACCTTTCCCAACTGTCCAGCGGTCTGGCCCAACTGGTGGGGCGCTTCCGGGTCTGA
- a CDS encoding tetratricopeptide repeat protein, with protein sequence MMAVLSGCQNMGPEKAGGFQSVYRGDNSVLYQVQSQIDSPELAMQMAARSYHAGETDQALYQYLRAIELDPKRYDALVWVGRIHRERGNTQLAEMAFTDVLGNDPNNLDALAEMGLLNLGIRRHGEAEAFLLQAVGEDQRRLGGTPKVALGDVARLKVDSKSPVRVYNGLGVLADLKENFSISQAYYLLAMKIDPRAPLVQNSLGYSYYLAGNWDQAERTYKQGISFDPAYHPLWRNYGLLLARMGRYEEAISAFEQVEKPAEASNDVGYICLVEGKLDEAEQFFRSAIDQSPAHYETAWDNLNRVQQIRRLRGLGGATSVGEPVAVIPGAEVRPVALP encoded by the coding sequence ATGATGGCCGTGCTGTCGGGATGCCAGAACATGGGGCCTGAAAAGGCCGGCGGTTTTCAGTCCGTATACCGGGGCGACAATTCCGTCCTCTATCAGGTGCAAAGCCAGATCGACAGTCCCGAGTTGGCCATGCAAATGGCGGCCCGGTCCTATCATGCTGGCGAGACGGACCAGGCGCTTTATCAGTACCTGCGTGCCATCGAACTCGACCCCAAACGCTATGACGCGCTGGTTTGGGTGGGGCGCATCCACCGCGAACGGGGCAATACCCAGCTGGCCGAAATGGCGTTCACCGATGTGCTGGGTAACGATCCGAACAATCTCGACGCGCTGGCCGAGATGGGGCTGCTCAACCTCGGCATACGCCGCCACGGCGAGGCCGAGGCGTTCCTTCTCCAGGCTGTTGGCGAAGATCAGCGCCGGCTGGGAGGTACCCCGAAGGTGGCGCTGGGTGATGTGGCCAGGCTGAAGGTGGACAGCAAGTCCCCCGTGCGGGTCTATAACGGGCTGGGCGTGTTGGCGGACCTCAAGGAGAATTTTTCCATTTCCCAGGCCTACTACCTTCTTGCGATGAAGATCGACCCCCGTGCGCCCCTGGTGCAGAACAGCCTCGGCTATTCCTATTACCTGGCCGGTAACTGGGATCAGGCCGAGCGCACGTACAAACAGGGCATCAGCTTCGATCCCGCCTACCACCCGTTGTGGCGCAACTATGGTCTGCTGCTGGCGCGGATGGGGCGCTATGAGGAAGCGATCTCGGCATTCGAGCAGGTGGAGAAGCCTGCCGAAGCGAGCAACGACGTCGGCTACATCTGTCTGGTGGAAGGCAAGCTGGATGAGGCGGAGCAATTCTTCCGCAGCGCTATCGACCAGTCGCCGGCGCACTACGAAACGGCCTGGGACAATCTCAATCGGGTCCAGCAGATTCGCCGCCTGCGCGGGTTGGGGGGCGCCACGTCGGTGGGGGAACCGGTGGCAGTGATTCCGGGAGCGGAGGTACGCCCGGTCGCATTGCCGTAG
- a CDS encoding AAA family ATPase — MLKTRETVPVQAAGTSGQRLLISSRDAAALRHLQGYCQRLSGLVVSTRLVTNGHTDPLYGLEQKPDLLLLRVSHLWREELAALLQRPVHERPPLLICGPLEEREGIRLAMQAGARDFLPEPVTEEDLRAALSRLVQESSAGAAGGGQVVAVINAKGGSGATLLACNLAHQLSSRGAGTLLLDLDLQFGSAAHYLDIHPGHSHLDVLQQVEELDGMALRGFSSHFSPTLHVLGGRSDELCLTQDVRLEQLETLLRLSRSTYDWVVVDLPRQIDHLTGVTLEQADRVVIVVQQSLSHLKDATRLVRILRDDLGVQGNRLQVVVNRYNKASPVTLKDIAEALRCSDVQKLPNDYAVVSESQNTGVPLAQHSPRAPVTLALRALTEDLVGAESASQGLLKRTFGRFFRG, encoded by the coding sequence ATGCTGAAAACCAGAGAAACCGTACCCGTCCAGGCCGCTGGAACTTCCGGCCAGCGCTTGCTCATCAGCAGCCGCGACGCCGCGGCGCTGCGCCACCTGCAGGGCTACTGCCAGCGTCTTTCCGGGCTGGTGGTCAGTACCCGGCTGGTCACCAATGGTCATACCGATCCTCTCTACGGCCTGGAGCAGAAACCCGATCTGCTGTTGCTGCGGGTCAGCCACCTGTGGCGTGAGGAGCTGGCGGCGCTGCTGCAGCGCCCCGTTCACGAGCGTCCGCCGTTGCTGATCTGCGGCCCGCTGGAGGAGCGCGAGGGCATTCGTCTGGCGATGCAGGCCGGCGCCCGTGACTTCCTTCCCGAGCCGGTCACCGAAGAAGATTTGCGGGCAGCACTGAGCCGTCTGGTGCAGGAGTCCAGCGCGGGCGCCGCCGGCGGCGGCCAGGTGGTGGCGGTGATCAATGCCAAGGGTGGCTCCGGCGCCACCCTGCTGGCCTGCAACCTGGCGCACCAGCTCAGCAGTCGAGGCGCCGGCACGTTGCTGCTGGACCTGGATCTGCAATTCGGCAGTGCCGCCCACTACCTGGACATACATCCCGGCCACAGCCATCTGGACGTGCTGCAGCAGGTAGAGGAGCTGGATGGCATGGCACTGCGTGGTTTCTCCAGCCATTTCAGCCCGACCTTGCATGTGCTTGGCGGTCGCTCCGATGAACTCTGCCTGACCCAGGACGTGCGTCTGGAGCAACTGGAGACGCTGTTGCGTCTTTCTCGCAGCACCTATGACTGGGTGGTGGTCGACCTGCCACGGCAGATCGACCACCTCACCGGCGTCACCCTCGAACAGGCCGATCGCGTGGTGATCGTAGTGCAGCAGAGCCTCAGCCACCTCAAGGATGCCACCCGCCTGGTACGCATCCTGCGAGACGACCTGGGCGTCCAGGGGAATCGCCTGCAGGTGGTGGTCAACCGCTACAACAAGGCTTCGCCGGTGACCCTCAAGGACATCGCCGAGGCCTTGCGCTGTTCGGATGTACAGAAGCTGCCCAACGACTACGCGGTGGTCAGCGAAAGCCAGAACACCGGGGTACCGTTGGCCCAGCATTCACCACGGGCGCCGGTGACCCTGGCATTGCGGGCGTTGACTGAAGATCTGGTGGGCGCGGAGAGCGCCAGCCAGGGCTTGCTGAAACGCACCTTCGGCCGATTTTTCAGGGGGTAG
- a CDS encoding type II secretion system F family protein: MDYLLGLISGVVGNPELARLVFLAAVALSSVLAVVTFGMLIMGLQSPVQRRLAMIKRGHESLTANQRPVSNLHLLLEQVGRHMGSGEERKTSATRQTLIHAGYRSASAVQVYWAVRLLLPLLMLALSLLALPMLPKLSIALVLLIGAAAAGVGWLAPAIFVERRKEARIGRLRAAFPDALDLMVVCVESGLALPQAIERVAEEMAVSQSELAEELALVNAEVRAGIPSAQALKHLADRTGLEDLRGLVSLLSQSIRFGTSVADTLRIYAEEFRDRRTQAAEERAAKIGTKLVFPLIFCLWPSFFLVAIGPAIIGVFKAFGKM; this comes from the coding sequence ATGGACTACCTGCTCGGATTGATCAGTGGTGTGGTGGGCAACCCGGAGCTGGCGCGCCTGGTGTTCCTGGCTGCGGTGGCCTTGAGCTCGGTGCTGGCGGTCGTCACCTTCGGCATGCTGATCATGGGCCTGCAGAGTCCGGTGCAGCGGCGCCTGGCGATGATCAAGCGTGGTCATGAAAGCCTCACCGCGAATCAGCGACCGGTGAGCAACCTGCACCTGTTGCTGGAGCAGGTAGGGCGTCACATGGGCTCGGGTGAGGAGCGCAAGACGTCGGCGACCCGCCAGACCCTCATCCATGCTGGCTACCGTTCCGCATCGGCGGTGCAAGTCTATTGGGCCGTGCGTTTGCTCCTGCCGTTGTTGATGCTTGCCCTGTCCCTGCTGGCGCTGCCCATGCTGCCCAAGCTGTCGATTGCCCTGGTGCTGTTGATCGGTGCTGCCGCCGCGGGCGTGGGCTGGCTGGCGCCGGCGATCTTCGTGGAGCGGCGCAAGGAAGCGCGGATCGGCCGTCTGCGTGCAGCCTTTCCTGACGCCCTGGACCTGATGGTGGTTTGCGTAGAGTCGGGGTTGGCGCTGCCCCAGGCGATAGAGCGGGTGGCTGAAGAGATGGCTGTGAGCCAGTCGGAACTGGCAGAGGAACTCGCCCTGGTGAATGCCGAGGTGCGTGCGGGCATCCCCAGTGCACAGGCCTTGAAACATCTGGCCGACCGTACCGGGCTGGAGGATTTGCGCGGACTGGTGAGCCTGCTTTCACAGAGCATCCGCTTCGGTACCAGCGTGGCGGATACTTTGCGCATCTATGCCGAGGAGTTTCGCGACCGGCGTACCCAGGCAGCCGAGGAGCGGGCCGCCAAGATCGGGACCAAACTGGTGTTCCCGCTAATCTTCTGCCTATGGCCAAGCTTTTTCCTGGTGGCCATCGGCCCCGCAATCATTGGGGTGTTCAAAGCCTTCGGGAAGATGTGA
- the dnaX gene encoding DNA polymerase III subunit gamma/tau: MSYQVLARKWRPRSFREMVGQTHVLKALINALDNQRLHHAYLFTGTRGVGKTTIARILAKCLNCETGISSTPCGQCSVCREIDEGRFVDLIEVDAASRTKVEDTRELLDNVQYAPSRGRYKVYLIDEVHMLSTHSFNALLKTLEEPPPHVKFLLATTDPQKLPVTILSRCLQFSLKNMPPERVVDHLTHVLTAENVPFEADALWLLGRAADGSMRDAMSLTDQAIAFGEGKVLAADVRAMLGTLDHGQVYGVLHALLQGDARGLLDAVRQLAEQGPDWNGVLSEMLNVLHRVAIAQVLPDAVDNGQGDRERVLALAQALPGEDVQFYYQMGLIGRRDLPLAPDPRSGFEMVLLRMLAFRPADADGAPRVQLKDPGISQATTDPRTNPVAGAAPSAPVAVAAPQPAPVQAPAPAVAPAPEVSQPVAAPAPAPAPAPVVGAPAPAPVAEAPVVAAVEESIPTTPAAEPVAEQPAPVAEAPAEVVDLPWEEPVAPVVAESPVTVEAESRAEPEVQPDPEPVAEAAPAVVEPVAQPSAVAADDESDDEPPPGDYDDYYEADADSIAYMDDFGPAEEPAASVPEVLPAAQPATGLAAEWLDLFPRLGLSGMTGNIGANCTLVAVEGDVWRLHLDPAQSALFNANQQRRLNDALNQYHGRNLKLEVEVRRPEQETPAQAAARKRAARQRQAEEAIASDPLVLKMIEMFGAQVRADTIEPLDR, from the coding sequence ATGAGTTATCAGGTTCTTGCACGAAAATGGCGTCCGCGCTCGTTCCGCGAAATGGTCGGCCAGACCCATGTGCTGAAAGCCTTGATCAATGCCCTGGACAACCAGCGCCTGCACCACGCCTATCTGTTTACCGGCACCCGGGGCGTGGGCAAGACCACCATCGCGCGTATTCTCGCCAAGTGCCTGAACTGCGAAACCGGCATCAGCTCCACCCCGTGCGGCCAGTGCTCGGTCTGCCGGGAGATCGATGAAGGGCGCTTCGTCGACCTGATCGAAGTGGACGCCGCCAGCCGCACCAAGGTGGAAGACACCCGCGAATTGCTCGACAACGTGCAGTACGCGCCCAGCCGCGGCCGCTACAAGGTCTACCTGATTGACGAAGTGCACATGCTCTCCACGCACTCGTTCAACGCGCTGCTGAAGACCCTCGAAGAGCCGCCGCCCCACGTCAAGTTCCTGCTGGCGACCACCGACCCGCAGAAGCTGCCCGTCACCATCCTTTCGCGCTGCCTGCAGTTCTCCCTGAAGAACATGCCGCCGGAACGCGTGGTGGATCACCTGACCCACGTACTCACCGCCGAGAACGTGCCCTTCGAGGCCGATGCGCTGTGGCTGCTGGGCCGGGCCGCCGACGGTTCGATGCGTGACGCCATGAGCCTCACCGACCAGGCGATTGCCTTCGGCGAGGGCAAAGTGCTGGCCGCCGACGTCCGCGCCATGCTCGGTACCCTCGATCATGGCCAGGTCTACGGCGTACTCCATGCGCTGCTGCAGGGCGATGCCCGTGGACTGCTCGATGCCGTGCGGCAGTTGGCCGAGCAGGGCCCTGATTGGAACGGCGTGCTCTCCGAAATGCTCAACGTGCTGCATCGCGTGGCCATCGCCCAGGTGCTGCCGGATGCCGTCGACAACGGCCAGGGTGACCGCGAGCGTGTACTGGCGCTGGCGCAGGCCCTGCCGGGCGAAGACGTGCAGTTCTACTACCAGATGGGTCTGATCGGCCGTCGTGACCTGCCCCTGGCGCCGGATCCGCGCAGTGGCTTCGAGATGGTGCTGCTGCGCATGCTGGCGTTCCGCCCGGCGGATGCCGATGGCGCGCCCAGGGTCCAGCTAAAGGACCCGGGGATCAGCCAGGCCACGACTGATCCCCGGACGAACCCAGTGGCCGGAGCCGCCCCGTCGGCTCCGGTTGCCGTTGCTGCGCCGCAACCTGCTCCCGTGCAGGCTCCCGCTCCAGCCGTTGCGCCGGCCCCCGAGGTCAGCCAGCCTGTAGCGGCTCCGGCTCCGGCTCCGGCTCCGGCTCCGGTTGTGGGGGCGCCTGCGCCCGCACCGGTGGCAGAGGCTCCGGTCGTCGCTGCGGTCGAAGAAAGCATTCCGACGACGCCCGCTGCCGAGCCCGTGGCTGAACAGCCCGCGCCAGTGGCAGAGGCTCCTGCCGAAGTGGTCGATCTGCCCTGGGAGGAGCCGGTCGCTCCGGTGGTGGCCGAATCCCCTGTGACGGTCGAGGCCGAATCCCGGGCCGAACCTGAAGTGCAACCCGATCCGGAGCCCGTGGCCGAGGCCGCACCGGCTGTGGTCGAGCCTGTTGCGCAGCCCTCAGCGGTTGCCGCCGACGACGAATCCGACGATGAGCCGCCGCCCGGCGACTACGACGACTATTACGAGGCGGATGCCGACAGCATTGCTTACATGGATGACTTCGGCCCCGCGGAAGAACCCGCCGCCTCGGTGCCGGAAGTCCTGCCTGCCGCGCAGCCGGCCACTGGCCTTGCCGCCGAGTGGCTGGACCTGTTCCCGCGCCTTGGGCTGTCGGGGATGACCGGCAACATCGGCGCCAACTGCACCCTGGTGGCAGTGGAAGGCGATGTCTGGCGCCTGCACCTGGATCCGGCTCAGAGCGCCCTGTTCAACGCCAACCAGCAGCGTCGCCTGAACGATGCGCTGAACCAGTACCACGGCCGTAACCTTAAGCTCGAAGTCGAAGTGCGTCGTCCCGAGCAGGAGACTCCCGCCCAGGCCGCCGCACGTAAACGCGCCGCTCGTCAGCGCCAGGCCGAAGAGGCCATTGCCAGCGATCCGCTGGTGCTGAAAATGATCGAAATGTTCGGCGCCCAGGTGCGTGCCGACACCATTGAACCCCTTGACCGCTGA